The region ATGGTGCTCTCGGAGGAGATTGTTCAATATGAGGCCAcaattttgaggaatttcctcaTGTGGGTTGGGACATGGGTTAAAATCTTCTCAAAGTAAACTCGGGAACGAAGATGAGGATCATCCCCACCCTCCAAGGTTTCGTCTCACATATAAATTTGTGGATATATAATGGTACTCTTAAATATAAAAAGCTAAGTagcttaataaaaaaatagtgaattcttaaacccagaaaaaaactatgggaaatttaaaaaataatttcagtaAATAATCTCTTAAATTAAAGgtaaaaggtaaaaaaaaaatgatagttTATCTATCACATACTACTTTTACATTTTGAATTGCTTATTTTGAGAGCTTCACAACCTGatgttaaattttaatttattctaTTTAAACTAAGTTTATGTATTCTTCTATTGGGTTTAATTTGATTAGTCAAATGTGGGTCTAAATTTAGTTTATAACCAAATATTATATATCTCTCCAATCGAATATAATAAAAAAGGCGAGAACAAATTAAATCATCTCAATTATAATAAAGTTCCCgcaacaaaatttaaaaaaaaaagttgataaTGTCAAGTTTCACCAACTAACAAtttatcttaattttatttctgTAATTAATTAAACATACATAATTTAATGGTGGTAAATTTTTTATATGgttatttttttgatttttttacgaTTGAGACGAGGCATCATAGACGACGTACCCAAAAAATTCAAATGTAATGATGCTGATATATATGTgttttactctaaaaaaaaagatatatatgtttttttgtttttgtttttgtttttgaaagtaaTGATGCTGATATATATGTTTGATACAACCAATAGTATTAGTTTATAAAATGGAAAATGACACTTATGTGGGGGTCATGACACtgacatatatacatgtatattTATGTTTCCATGGATAAAATTACGGAGATATCCATGGAATTCAAGCACCCTCAACGATTCCTATTTTCATCTGATTATGGAGGATTCCAAAGCTAGCTTTGTCTGCCTCCTACGTACGAGGCATGTCGTTTGCTTCATGTTAGGCATAGGGGATATCACATTACTTAGTGCGATTAGAAGACAGCCCTGTGAATCTTCATCATGAGCTTCTGATATGAGATTTGTATATCTTCTGATTGAATGAATTCAATTAGACATTCGTGTAATCGTACGTGTGCATGCAGGCAAATAAATAATCAAGTACAAGGCATATTTTGAATAACCAGTTAACCACTCACTATATTTTCAACAAATGTTAAAAATTGACTCATGTGATGTGCAAAACATATTTTGAATTTCGTGGTTGGTGTGTTTAGTGTGTTTGAATAATTAACTAAAATATGAAATAGctttcaatttaatttataaGAAGAGTTTCATCAATTTTTCATCTTAAAATTTTAGTCATTGTGTTGAAGACGACATCGTTCTTCTTTCGTGTTttcacttaaaaaaaaagagtagtGAATTTCAATTTTGCTTAATTAATTCATATGCCTTTAAATTTTgtcttatattttttcttttctagttACGTCCTTAGGTATTTTAGTCTTATTTTTTATATAGTCTTTAACTAACTTATTTTAAACAATGCAACCATGCAAGAGACTAAACTCACACAcaggggcggatccagaccTTGAATATCAGTGAGGCTAAACATAAAAGCAATCATAgactaaaagaaaaatattatagataaaaccatgagagaaagtttctcaTGGAAATAGAAGAGTTTACATTATAGTCCAAGAGTTTACAATGAAAATCGTCTACCATTATTTGAAAATGTGCTAAAATAACATCATTGTCAATTGTTCCAAGAACATCTCTTTCTATAAAAGTTACAAGACGATCATTTAACCATTGATCACCCATTTTGTTACATAACTGACTCTTCACAAACTTCATGGCTGAAAACACACGTTCCACACTTGCAGTAGCTACCGGCAAGACTAAAGCCAACTTCAGAAGCTTATAAACTATATCAAATGTGTTGCACCTTTTTGTTTCCACAAGTTTTGCACAAAGATCTGAAAGTCCTTTTAACTTTGCAAATTTTGGATCACTTCGAACATTTCTAACATAATTTTGAAGCTGATGTCGCACTACCACTTCCGGCACATCAACAAAATCATTTAGATAAAGTTCAACCATCCTCAataattttttcacatcaaaAGCTTCAAAAGATGATGAGGGATTCAAGCATGAAACACATTGTAAAAATTCAGTATTCTCTTCATCAAATCTAGCATTGAGCTCATGCAACTACAAATCTAAAACACTAAATAAACAATCATGCTTATAATGATGCAAATTAGAAACACTAGAAGTGATAGCATGTCGTCTAGGTTTCTTCCCTTGCACAAACGGTGCATCCAAATCAGGCACATCAATATCATGCTTATTGCAAATTTTCATAACCTTAGATATAAGTTCTTCCCATCCATCATTCCTCATTTCTTGCAATTCTTCTTTGGTGGCTTGGACAAGTGATAAAGCATTCAAAAGATCTTGATCACGCTTTTGTAGTGCTTCACTTAAATCATTTGTAAATCCTAA is a window of Lotus japonicus ecotype B-129 chromosome 5, LjGifu_v1.2 DNA encoding:
- the LOC130719980 gene encoding uncharacterized protein LOC130719980; translated protein: MVEILGFTNDLSEALQKRDQDLLNALSLVQATKEELQEMRNDGWEELISKVMKICNKHDIDVPDLDAPFVQGKKPRRHAITSSLHELNARFDEENTEFLQCVSCLNPSSSFEAFDVKKLLRMVELYLNDFVDVPEVVVRHQLQNYVRNVRSDPKFAKLKGLSDLCAKLVETKRCNTFDIVYKLLKLALVLPVATASVERVFSAMKFVKSQLCNKMGDQWLNDRLVTFIERDVLGTIDNDVILAHFQIMVDDFHCKLLDYNVNSSISMRNFLSWFYL